The genomic region CAAGGTCGCCCGGCGGAGCCAGGACCAGGCCGGCGACCTCGCCACGACGGTCGAAGAATCCGTCCACGGCATCCGCGTGCTCAAGGCCTTCGGCCGCAGCCGCGAAGCGCTGGAAACCTTCAACGGCCAGGCCGAGGAACTGCGCCAAACGGAGATCGCGAAGGCCCGGCACCAGGCCGTCTTCAGCATGGTGGTGACGCTCCTGCCCGAGCTGGCGTTGGGCGCTGGCCTGGTAACGGGCATTCTGCTCGCAGCCAGCGGCCAGCTCAGCATCGGCTCCCTCGTGGCCTTTTTCGCCACCGCCGCCGTTATCGCGGCGCCCGTGGAGTTCTCGGGCATGCTGCTGGCCATGGCGCTGACGGCGAAAACGGCGCTGGACCGGCATTTCGAGGTCATGGATTCCCAAAACACCATCACCAGCGCGGCCGAACCCCGCCGCCCGGCCGACGTCAAGGGCGCGCTGAGCTTCAACAACGTGACCTTTGCCTTCGACGACGCCCCGGACAAACCGGTCCTGAAGGACGTCCGGCTGGACATCTGTCCGGGCGAGACCATGGCTCTGGTGGGCATCACCGGCAGCGGCAAGAGTGCCCTGCTGCAGCTTGTACCCCGGCTCTTCGATGTCACTTCGGGTTCCATCACGCTCGACGGTTTGGACCTGCGGGAGTTCAGCGTAGAGGAGCTCCGCACCCTCGTGGCTGTGGCCTTCGAGGACACCACCCTGTTCTCCAGCTCGGTGCGCGACAATGTGCTGCTGGGCGTCCAGGCAGAGGACACCGTCACCCGGGAGGAAATCCTCACGGAGGCCTTGGACACGGCGCAGGCGCACTTCGCCTATTCGCTGCCCGAGGGGCTGGACACCCTCATCGGCGAGGAGGGCCTCAGCCTGTCCGGCGGCCAGCGCCAGCGCCTCGCCCTGGCTCGGGCCATTGCAGCCCGGCCCTCTGTGCTGGTCCTTGACGATCCCCTCTCCGCACTGGACGTGAACACCGAGGAGCTCGTAGAAAACCGGCTGCGGGAGGTGCTGGCCGGCACCACCACGCTCATCGTCGCCCACCGGCCGTCCACGGTGGCGCTGGCCGACAGGGTGGCGCTGCTGGAGGACGGCCGCATCGCCGCCGTCGGAACCCATACCGAACTGCTGGCCGGGAACAGCCACTACCGTTACGTGATCGCGAGCCTGGAGACGGAGCCCCGTGACCTGGACTCCGAACTGTCGGCCCTCGACGACGCGGAGGAGGTCAGCCGATGAGCGCCACATCCTTCGGGACTGCCAACGAGGACAACGCCCACCTAAGCAAGAGCGACAGCAAGGCAGTACGACGCCGGTCCCTCGCCTTGCTGGGGTCGCTGATCCGTCCCGTGCGGCTGCGGTTCTGGCTCACTATTGCAACAGTGGTCCTGTCGCAGGCGGCCCGGGTGGCCGGCCCGGCGCTCATCGCGTTCGGCATCGACCACGCGCTGCCCGCCCTCCGAGCAGGCAACAGCCTCCCCCTGGTGCTGGCCGGCGTCGCCTATCTCGTCACAGCACTGGCGGCGGCCGGGCTGACGGCCCTGTACGTGACCTCGACGGCAAAACTCAGCCAGGCCATGCTGCTGGACCTGCGGCTGCGGGTGTTCCGCCATACCCAGCGGCTCAGCCTGGAGTTCCACGAGAAGTACACCTCGGGACGGATCATTGCCCGGCAGACCTCGGACCTCGAGGCACTGCGCGAACTGTTGGACTCGGGCGTCAGCTCGCTCGCCTCGGGTGCGCTGTTCATGGTGTTCACCGCCGTCACCGTCTTCGCCCTCGACTGGCGCAGCGGGCTGGTGGTGCTGGCGGCGGCCGTCCCCATGTTCTTCCTGGCCCGCTGGTACCAGAAGCATTCGCAGATCGCGTTCCGCCAGTCCCGGGTGGTCTCGGCCCGGCTCATCGTGCATTTCATCGAGACCATGACCGGCATCCGAGCGGTCAAGGCCTTCCGCAAGGAGCGCGAAAACGCCGCACGCTACGGCGAACTCGCGGAGGACTACCGCCAGGCGACAGTCCGCTCCATCAACCTGAACGGCATCTTCCAGCCCGGCCTGGTGCTGATCGGCAACGTCTGTGTGGCCGCCGTGCTGCTGTTCGGCGGCTTCCGGGTACTGACCGGTGACCTGGCCGTGGGCGTGCTGCTGGCACTGATGCTCTCCACGAAGCGCTTCTTCCAGCCCGTGGACCAGATGGCCATGTTCTACAACTCGTTCCAAAGCGCGCAGGCCGCGCTGGAGAAGGTCTCCGGCCTGCTCGAGGAGGTGCCCACGGTGCGCCCGCCGCGGAACGCTGTGGAACTCCGTGACGCCCGCGGCGCCGTCGAATTCCGGGACGTCGAGTTCCGCTACGGCAGCGGGCCGCTCATCATCCCCGCGCTGAACCTCAGCATTCCCGCAGGCCAGACCGTGGCGCTGGTGGGCCAGACCGGAGCGGGCAAGTCCACGCTGGCCAAGCTGATTGCCCGCTTCTATGACGTGTCCGCCGGTTCGGTGATGCTCGACGGCGTGGACGTCAGGCAGCTGGCCACCGCGGACCTGCGGCGGAACATCGTGATGGTCACCCAGGAGGCGTTCCTGTTCAGCGGCTCGGTGGCGGACAACATCGCCCTGGGCCGGCCGGGCGCACCGCGGGAAGAGATCGAGGCGGCTGCGAAGGCCGTGGGCGCGCACGAGTTCATCATGGAGCTCCCCGAGGGGTACGACACCGACGTCAACAAGCGCGGCGGCCGCGTCTCCGCCGGGCAGCGCCAGCTGATCAGCTTCGCGCGGGCGTTCCTTGCCCGGCCGGCGGTGCTGATCCTGGACGAGGCCACGTCCTCCCTCGACATCCCCTCCGAGCGGCTCGTGCAGAGCGGGCTCGCGGGGCTGCTGCGCGGAATGGACGGCACGGGACCGGCAGGTGAGAGCCCGTCCGCCGACGGGACGTCCCGCGGAACCGCCCGCACGGCGCTGATCATCGCGCACCGGCTGTCCACGGTGGAAACTGCGGACAGGGTACTCGTGGTCCACGACGGACAGGTGGTGGAGGATGGCACGCCCGGCGAGCTGATCAGTGGCAACGGCCGTTTCGCCCGGCTGCACAGCGCCTGGAAGGACTCGCTGGTCTGAGCCGGGGCGCCTTCCGGGCCTCGATTTCGCATGTTGCCCGGGTATCGGATATTCTTGTTTAGTTGCTTTCGCAGCAACGGATCGGGATGTAGCGCAGCTTGGTAGCGCGCTTCGTTCGGGACGAAGAGGTCGCAGGTTCAAATCCTGTCATCCCGACCAAAAGGAAGAGGGTCTCCCCCAAGGGAGGCCCTCTTTCTGTTTCTTCAGGTACCGCCCAGGCTCTGGTGGTTAATGTTCTGGGTCGCTTGCCCGTCGCCCAGCAGCGGGACCCTGGGCCGGCGCGATCCGTCGTCCGGCAGGTAGTCGCCCCGGCTCCCATAGCTTTGGACCTGGTTCAGGTAGCGGTGACGCAGACGGAGTCCGACGGCGAAAAGCACCACTGACTCCAGCAGCGCTGCAATGCCGATCATCCCCCAGACGAAAGTCCCGCCGTCGGCCGTCCCCCTGAACACCTCAACTGTTGCGGCACCGGCAGCGGCTGCCACGATCAGTGACGTGCCGGCGATGGTCCAGAGGAAAAAGGCCCGCTGCAGGCCGTCGGAAACTCTCCGTGTCATGGTCCCCACTCCTTGGTTACGGCTGCTGTTTCTGGGAAGAAAAACGGCCCCGGAACATGATGTGCGCATGTTCCGGGGCCGTTTTCCTCATGGAAGCTGTTTACATGGGATCAGGCCAGTTGCCAATGGTGGTCTTTGACACCATGGGATCGGGCCAATTGCCGATAGTGGTCTTGTTCACGTCCTTGACGCGCATCGGATCCGGCCAGTTGCCAATGGCAACCGAGGTGCCCGCGTTGTCTGCGATCGAGCCTGCAGACAGGACGGCGGGAGCCGCAGCAGAAAATGCGAGGGCCCCCGCCAAAACGGCGGCGGCTGCTATCTTCTTCAACATGTGAGAGTTCCTCAATACGAGTCGGATTCGTTACCAAGTCAGCACAGTCCTTGTTGACATACATTGTAAAATGTTTTCCACAGAGGGTGTCAAGCATTCTGTACAAAGGCTGTCCGGAATAGGAGGAACCCCAGTGGGTAACGGATTCGGGGAGAAGCTCCGCGCTGAGCGGCTGGAGCGCGGACTGACCCAGGCCGAACTGGGCAAAGATTTGTACTCCCCCAGCTATATTTCCTTGCTGGAGACGGGCCGGCGGGAACCCACAGCCGACGTCATCGAAGAGCTCGCCCGCAGGCTCGAGCTCGCGCCCAAGGCGCTGGAAGCGTGGAGCCAGCCCATCTCGGTCAGCGACGCCGAATACGTGCTGGCCGGACTCTACGCCCGTCAGGCCTGGGACCTGCGCGACTATGCCCTCGCGGCCGAGCACGCGGCCAACGCGGCCCGGATCGCCCTTGACGGCAAGAACACCAGCGCCTGGTGGAACATGACCTACATGCAGGCCGAATGCCTCATGAAGCAGGGCCAGCTCAAGGAATGCCAGAAGATTATGGAGCACCTGTCCGAGCACCCCATGGCCACCGAATCGGCCGGCCTCGGGGTCCGGGCGCGCCAGATGCTCGCCGCCCTGTGCCACGGACAGGGACAGCTGAGCACCGCCGTCGAACACGCCGAGAAGGCCGTGGAGCTGTGCGCACAGCTGCCCAAGGGCTCAACGCTGATCATCGGCGCGCTCCGTGCGCTGATCGGTGCCCTGGCCGAGAGCGGCCGGCTGGACGAGGCCTGGAAGTACTGCCAGGACATGAATGAGCAGATGGATGAGCATTCCATGTCCCAGCTCGCGGGCGAGGTGGCCTGGGTTATCGGGAACGTCGCGTTCATGCGGCACGACTACCCGGAAGGCATCAAGCACCACGAGCGGGCCGCCAAGCTGCTCTCCCCCGCCAACGACATCGAGCTCTGGGCCCGCTTCAACAAGGCGTCGGCCGCCGTCCGCCTCTCCTCCGGAATCGTGGAGCCGGAGACTCTGTCCGCCATTGAACGCGCTGAACTCGCGCTGTCCATTGTCGGCGGCAACAAGACGGACCAGCTGGAGGTGGCGTTCATTCGCGCCCGCTGGCTCTATCTCACCGGCGATATCGTGGCCGCCGTGCAGAAGCTCCGCGATATCCACTCCGAACGCGCCGACCTTGCCAGGCACACGGCCGGCGAAGTCTCGCTACTGCTCGGCAAGTCACTGAAGGCCGCGGGCGAAGCTGATGAAGCACTGGTGCACTTGGAGGAGGCGCAGAAGGAATTCAGCGCCGCCGGTGCGCAGGACCGCGTCCAGCAGGCCCTCGATGCCATGCTGGAGATCCGGCTCGCCCAGCGCCGCGCCGCCGCGGCCGAGGCCAGCTAGCAACTGCCAAATTACATGTCAGGCGCCCCCGGGAACTCTTTCCCGGGGGCGCCTGACATGTGCTGAAAAACTAGCTGAAGGTGCGGCCGGTCAGCTTCTCGTAGGCCTCCACATAGCGGGCGCGGGTGCGCTCCACGATGTCCGCGGGCAGGGCCGGCGGCGGCGTGTCGGAGGCCTTGTCCCAGCCGGATTCGTCGGAAGTCAGCCAGTCCCGGACGAACTGCTTGTCGTAGGAGGGCTGCGCCTTGCCGGGCTCGTAGGTGGCGGCGTCCCAGAACCGGGACGAATCCGGTGTGAGGACCTCGTCGCCCAGCGTGATGGCACCGTTCACGACGTCGTAGCCGAACTCCACCTTGGTGTCGGCCAGAATGATGCCGCGTTCACGGGCGATCTCCTCGGCCTTGGTGTAGATGCCCAGGGTCAGCTCGCTCAGGCGCGCGGCAATGTCGTCGCCCACGATGGACACGACGGCGTCGTAGGTGATGTTTTCGTCGTGCTCGCCCACCTCGGCTTTGGCCGACGGGGTGAAGATGGCGTGCTCCAGGCGGGAGCCGTCCACCAGGCCTTCCGGCAGCGGAATCTCGCAAACGGTGCCGGACTGGCGGTACTCCACGAGACCGGAGCCGGTGAGGTAGCCGCGGGCGATGCACTCCACCGGGAACATTTCCAGCTTCTTGCAGATCATGGCACGGCCCTCGACCGCGGCGGGCACGCCGTCCTCCACGGTGGATGCCAAGACGTGGTGCTCAACGCCCAGCTGGTCGAACCACCAGAGGCTCAGCTGGGTCAGGATCCGTCCTTTGTCCGGGATCTCGCTGCTGAGCACGTGGTCGTAGGCGCTGATGCGGTCGCTCGCCACCACCAGCACGCATTCCTGCCCGAACTGCTCGTTGATGGAGTCGTTGGCCGGGACGTAGAGGTCGCGGACCTTGCCCGAGTAGACGTGCTTCCAGCCGGGCAGCTCGGTGTGCGGGGTGTCCAGGCCGCGGGGACCTTCCTGTTCAACCACTGTCACGCCTTCTCTTCGGAAGCGGAGCCGGCCTGGGCAGCCGACGGGGCCGCGACGGCGGCCGGCACCTTGATCTCACCGCGTGCGGCCTTGCCTGCGATGTCCGTACGGAACTGGGCGCCTTCCAGCTGAACCAGCTCCACGCCGTCGTACGCCCTTTCCCGGGCCTCCACGAGGTCGGATCCGAGCGCCACCACGGCCAGCACGCGCCCGCCGGCGGAGACCACTTTGCCCTCATCGTCGAGCTTGGTTCCGGCGTGGATCACGTGGACGCCGTCCAGCTCGTCCACCTTCTTGAGGCCGCGGATGCGGTCACCGGTGCGAGGGGTGTCCGGGTAGTTCTCCGAGGCGACGACGACGGCGACTGCCGCGTCCTTGGACCAGCGCAGCTCTTCTGCCTGGTCCAGTTCGCCTTTGGCGGCTGACAGGAGCAGGGAACCGAGGGGCGTCTTGAGCCGTGCGAGCACAGCCTGGGTTTCGGGGTCGCCGAAGCGGACGTTGAATTCGATGACGCGCGTGCCGCGCTTGGTCAGCGCCAGGCCCACGAACAGCACGCCGACGAACGGGGTGCCGCGGCGAGCCATCTCGTTCACGGTGGGCTGGGCGATGCGGTCGATGACCTCCTGGACGAGGCCCTCAGGAGCCCAGTCGAGCGGGGTGTAGGCGCCCATGCCGCCGGTGTTGGGGCCCTCGTCGTTGTCGTAGATGCGCTTGAAGTCCTGCGCCGGGGACAGGGCCACGGTGTTGCGGCCGTCGCACAGGACGAACACGGAGACCTCGGGGCCGTCCAGGAACTCCTCGATGACGACGGTTCCTCCGGCATCGAAACAGCTCTGGGCGTGGGCCAGGGCATCGTTCCGGTCGTTGGTGACCACCACGCCCTTGCCTGCGGCCAGGCCGTCATCCTTGACGACGTAGGGTGCGCCGAAGGTGTCCAGCGCCGCGGCTGCCTCGTCCGCGTTGGCAGCCACCAGCGCCATGGCGGTGGGAACGCCGGCCTCGGCCATGACCTGCTTCGCGAAAGCTTTGGAGGCCTCGAGCTGGGCAGCCGCCTTGCTCGGGCCGAATACCGGGATGCCGGCGGCGCGCACGGCGTCGGAAACACCGGCGGCGAGGGGCGCCTCGGGACCAACGACCACCAGGTCGACGTCGAGCCGGGTGGCGAGCGCCGCCACTGCGTCCGGATCGTTCCCGTTGATCGCGTGCGTGGGGACGAGCTTGCTGATGCCGGCGTTGCCCGGAGCTGCGTGGACTTCGGAAACGTTGGGGTCGGCAAGGAGGGAGCGGACAATGGCGTGTTCGCGGCCGCCGGGGCCGATGACGAGTACCTTCACAGTCTCCAAGGGTACTTTGTGCACCGTGCTGGATCCTAAGCTGTGACCGGGCCTCAGTTGTGACAGGGCCCGAGTTGTGACCGGCGGACAATCCGTGCAGCCGGCAGCTACGAACCACGGTCATGAAGAAGCTCATGGGATGGTTCAGGGGACCAGCCGCACTGGCGGCCCTCGCCGGGGTGGCCGCCGCCGCCGTCGTTCTTTCCGTTGCCGAACTGTTGGGGGCGTTCTTTACGGCCCGCGCCACTCCCCTCATTGCCCTGGGCTCGACGTTCATCGACTTCACGCCGCCGTGGCTGAAGGACTTCGCGATTGCGACGTTCGGCACCAATGACAAGGCAGCCCTCTTCGCCGGCATGGGCCTGACGATTTTCGTGCTGGCGTGCGTGCTCGGCGTGGTGGCGTACCGGAGATGGGCGCTGGGGGCTGCCGGAGTGCTGTTCATGGGCGCGGTGATTGTGGCCAGCGTGGTGACCCGCGCGGGCGTCAGGCCTCTGGACGCCCTGCCCTCGCTGGTGGGAGCCGCGGCCGGGCTGGCCGTACTGCGGCTGCTGGTGTCACGGCTGTGGCGGCTGCGGGCCTTTCCGGATTCTCCGGCGGATGTCGCGGCCAAGCCCCCGGAGCGGCCGGCCACGTCCCGGCGGGCCTTCTTCGCGGCCACCGGCATCACGGCCGCCGCCGCGGGCATCGCCGCCACCGGCGGCCGGCTGCTCAGCGCCGCGCGCAGCAACGTGGCGCAGGCCAGGGGGTCCCTCCGGCTGCCAGCTCCCGCCCGGCCCGCAGCCGCCGTGCCCGCCGGAGTGGCGTCGGCCACGCCCGGCGTGACGCCGTGGCTGACGCCCAGCAATGACTTCTACCGGATTGACACTGCCCTCAGCGTTCCGGAGATTAAGGCTGAGGAGTGGGAACTGCGCGTGCACGGGCTCGTGGAGGAAGAGGTCCGCGTCACCTTCCAGGACCTGCTCGACGCCGACCTGATCGAGTCCCATGTGACCCTTACCTGTGTCTCGAATCCGGTGGGCGGCAACCTCGCCGGCAACGCCAAGTGGCTGGGACTGCCCATCCGCGAGGTGCTCAAGCGGGCCAGGCCCACCGCCGGCGCGGACATGGTCCTCTCCACCTCGATCGACGGATTCAGCGCCTCCACGCCGCTGGAGGTCCTGCAGGACGGGCGCGACGCCATGCTCGCCATCGGTATGAACGGCGAACCGCTGCCGCTGGAACACGGCTACCCCGTCCGCATGGTGGTTCCAGGACTGTACGGGTTTGTGTCCGCCACGAAGTGGGTGGTGGATCTGGAGGTGACCCGCTTCGCCGACAGCAAGGCCTACTGGACCCAGCGCGGCTGGTCAGAGCGCGGTCCCATCAAGACGATGGCCCGGGTGGAGGTGCCCAGATCCTTCGCGGTGGTCCCGGCCGGGCGGGTGGCCATCGGCGGTACAGCGTGGGCGCAGACCCGGGGAATCACCAAGGTCGAGGTGCAGATCGACGGTGGCGACTGGGCTGGGGCCGTGCTCTCCGACGAGGCTTCCGTGGACACGTGGCGCCAATGGTCCTTCGACTGGGATGCCAAGCCGGGCGCGCACTACGTCAAGGTGCGCGCCACGGACGGGACCGGCGAACTGCAGACGGAGAAGCGCGCCGATCCCGTGCCTGACGGTGCTTCCGGCTGGCAGTCCGTCATGGTCACGGTTGAGTAGCCGGTTCAGCGGCGCAATGGCTGCGCGTTGTATCCGGCCAGCCGCCCCGGACGGCTCCCGGGGAATGCCCCTGCCGCACCATAGACTGGGGCCATGGCCCTAAATTCGCACGCCACGTTCACTGTGGATTCCGCCGTCGAACTCGCCGTGGTTGAACGAAGCGGATTCGTGGAGTCCCGCCATATCGGGGCGGCCGTGGTGCTCGCCGCTGACGGCCACGTGGTCACCCAGCTTGGCGACATCTCCACCCCCATACTGGCCCGGTCCACGCTCAAGCCCCTGCAGGCGCTGGCGGCGATGCAGTCCGGCGTTCCCCTGCGCGGCGCCCAGGTGGCCCTCGCCTGCGCCAGCCACACGGGATCGCTCGACCACATGGACGTCGTCGAGGGCATGCTCAAGGCTGCGGGCGTCAAGGAGGACCAGCTGCAGTGCCCCGCCGCGTGGCCGCAGGACGAGACGGCACGGACCTGGCTGACGCAGTCTGAGCGGGGAAAATCCCGGCTGGCCTTCAACTGTTCGGGGAAGCATGCGGCTTTCCTGTGGGCCTGCACCGAAAACGGCTGGGACACGCACAGCTACCTGGAACCCAACCACCCGCTGCAGCAGCGCATCCGCACCGTGATCGAGGAGTATTCCGGCGAACAGATCGCGCACCTGGGCATCGACGGCTGCGGCGCACCCGTTGCGGCCATCTCGCTGACCGGCCTGGCCCGCGCCTACTCCCTGCTCGCCAAGGCCCCCTCCGACAAATCCGCCAACGCCCGCGCCGCCACCATCGCAACTTCCATGCTGGACTACCCGTGGGCGGTCCAGGGCAGAGGCGAGGCGAACACGATCGTCATGGAGGAGCTGGACGTCATCGCCAAGATCGGCGCTGAGGGCCTCCTGGTCATGGCCACGTCCCAGGGAGTTTCCGTGGCCCTCAAGGTGCTCGACGGCAACCTGCGGGCCACCTCCCTGGTGGGGCTGACCCTGCTGGCAGCCTGCGGAGCCGTCGACATCCCGGGTGTGTCCAGCGTGCTCGAGAAGGTGGTGGAGCCGGTCCTCGGCGGCGGCCGTCCCGTGGGCAAGATCCGCCTGGGCCACGCCGTCTCGGCACTGCTGGACTAACGTACTTTTAGCTTTTCAAGGAGGCACCGGTGGCAGTTGCGCGCCGCAGAATCGACCCGGCCGACGGTCAAGCGGCACTGAACGAATGGGCGGCAGGTGCCGTCCCGCCGTCGGACGCTGCTCCGGCCGCACCCGGCGCGCCGGCGGTTCCCCGTTCGGTGATTGCGACGGCGGTCCGTTACTCCCTCGAGGAGGTCACCGCCCGGGCGCCGGGGAATTCGGTGGAGGTGCGGGTGCCGCCGTTCGGCGTCACCCAGTGTGTGGAGGGTCCGCGGCACACACGTGGCACTCCCCCGAACGTCATTGAGTGCGACGCCGCCACCTGGCTGGCGATGGTGACCGGCCGGCTGAGCTGGGCCGACGCCGTCGGAGCTGGACGCGTGGCCGCGTCGGGCCTGCGGGCGGACCTGTCGGCCCTGCTCCCGCTGTAGGCGCCCCAACGCAGCAGGATCCCGCCCAGGTCTCTGAACTGCTGAGCCCGGGCGGGATCCTGCCTCTGTTCTGTGGCGCTATTCGTGGTTGATGGCGGCGGACGGCCTGCTCATCTGGAACTCGGGCATTTCACCCGGGTTCGGGCCGCCGCGGAACTTGGGCGATGCCTGCCCGCCCCCGCTGATCCGCTCCAGTTCCTGCTCCTGGAAGTCCTCCTCCACACCCAGCATGACGGCGGAATCGTGGTTGGTGATCTCGCCGCGGAACGCCCGGACCATGACGCTGCGGTCGAACTGGCCCTCCCACTTGGAGACCACGAAGGTCGCCACGCAGTTGCCCAGCAGGTTGACTACCACGCGCATGGAGTCCATGAGCCGGTCGGCCCCGAGGAGCAGGGCGACGCCAGCCACCGGGAAGATTCCTAGCGCGGCCGCGGTGGCGGACAGCGCCAGGAAGGACGAGCCGGGAACGCCGGCCATGCCCTTTGAAGTCAGCAGCAGGACGCCGAGGGCCGCGAGCTGCTGGCCGAGGTCCAGGTGGTGGCCGAAGGCCTGGGCGAGGAACAGCAGGGAGATGGACAGGTAAATCGCCGCCCCGTCCAGGTTGAACGAGTAGCCCGTGGGGACCACCAGGCCGGTGGTTGCCCGGGAGCATCCGGCGTTTGTCAGCTTGGTCATGATGCGCGGCATCACGGCCTCCGTGGACGCGGTGCCGAGGGCCAGCAGGAATTCCTCGCGGGTGTACTTGAGGAACTGCCACAGCGGAACCCGGGCGAAGCTCCAGGCCACCAGGAACAGGAGGCCGATGAACACCACCGCGGCTCCGTAGCAGGCGGCGATCAGCATCGCGTAAGTGCCGAGGGTGTCCAGCCCGTATTGGCCGATGATGAAGGCCATCGCGCCGAAGGCACCGATCGGCGCAACCTTCATGATCCAGGACATGATCTTGAAGACGAGCTCGAGGACGGTCTCCATGAGGCTGACGACCGGCAGGCAACGCTCGCGGCCGATGACGACGATGGCGGCGCCGAAGAACACGGAGAAGAAGAGGACCTGCAGCAGGCTGTTATTGGCGAAGGCCCCGATGACGCTGGTGGGGATGACGTCCAGGATGAAGGCCGCTGCGTCCTTCGGCACGGCGTGGCCGGTCTTGGCGTCGAGGGCCTCCCGGGAGAGGGTGCTCGGATCGATGTTCAGGCCCGCTCCGGGCTGGACGACGTTGCCGACAATCAGGCCGAAGACCAGGGCGAAAAGTGTGGCCGCTGTGAAGTAGAGAAGAGCCTTGACTCCTACCCTTCCGACCGCCTTGACGTCGCCGACGGCCGATATTCCCGTGACGATCACGAGGAAGATCAGCGGCGCGATGATCATTTTGATGAGCTGGATGAAGCCGTCACCGAGCGGCCTCAGTTGAGCGCCTAGGTCCGGCCAGAAATGCCCTATGAGAACACCTGCCACGACGGCGATCAGAATTTGGAAGAAGAGCGACCTATAGAGCGGCTTCTTCTTCGACGGCGCCGAACTCGCCTTCAGCGCCGAGGAATCTGGGATCTTCATTGATCTGTACCTATCAATTGGGAACTGCCCCGGATCGGGGTCTGTTTCCAACGTAACCCCGGTCACACAATTCCGCAAGAGGAAATTCAGTTTTCACGATGCGGAACTAAATTGGGCGGTCACAATCGAGTTTTTGTCCGCCACCACAGGTCGTGGATGGGCAGGACGGAGGGTCGTCGATGGGCAGGAAGGAGCCAAGGTCCACCCACGCCCTGGCCACGGAGGGGCGTGCAAGTCGCGATAATGTGGACAAAATCTCGGAAGGAAGCGAGAAGGGGTCAGCCGCGGCCTATGAAGGGCATCCCCGCGGCCGTAATGACTACCGAGCCCACGCTGGCCGACGGCGGCATCCCAGCCATCATCAGCACTGCCCGGGCAGCGTCCTCCACCGGGAACATCGGTTCCACCCTGCGGCTTCCGTCGGCCTGGAGCGCCCCCGAACCAACCCCGATGGTGTCCATGATTTCCGTGGCG from Arthrobacter globiformis harbors:
- a CDS encoding ABC transporter ATP-binding protein; the protein is MAKQISFFRSVSRLYPHVKPVLPRLIMGLLSALLASVVALTIPQVLRVLINDSLRPGATAGAVWGSAGLILALGVAEAVLVALRRTFVINPATTVETRMRVSLYGHLQDLPVAFHDRWGSGQLLSRAMTDLNFIRRWMAFGAIMLVVTTLTVVIGVVVMFTMSWQLALIFLAAAGPVMVYGFRFRTRFSKVARRSQDQAGDLATTVEESVHGIRVLKAFGRSREALETFNGQAEELRQTEIAKARHQAVFSMVVTLLPELALGAGLVTGILLAASGQLSIGSLVAFFATAAVIAAPVEFSGMLLAMALTAKTALDRHFEVMDSQNTITSAAEPRRPADVKGALSFNNVTFAFDDAPDKPVLKDVRLDICPGETMALVGITGSGKSALLQLVPRLFDVTSGSITLDGLDLREFSVEELRTLVAVAFEDTTLFSSSVRDNVLLGVQAEDTVTREEILTEALDTAQAHFAYSLPEGLDTLIGEEGLSLSGGQRQRLALARAIAARPSVLVLDDPLSALDVNTEELVENRLREVLAGTTTLIVAHRPSTVALADRVALLEDGRIAAVGTHTELLAGNSHYRYVIASLETEPRDLDSELSALDDAEEVSR
- a CDS encoding ABC transporter ATP-binding protein; the encoded protein is MSATSFGTANEDNAHLSKSDSKAVRRRSLALLGSLIRPVRLRFWLTIATVVLSQAARVAGPALIAFGIDHALPALRAGNSLPLVLAGVAYLVTALAAAGLTALYVTSTAKLSQAMLLDLRLRVFRHTQRLSLEFHEKYTSGRIIARQTSDLEALRELLDSGVSSLASGALFMVFTAVTVFALDWRSGLVVLAAAVPMFFLARWYQKHSQIAFRQSRVVSARLIVHFIETMTGIRAVKAFRKERENAARYGELAEDYRQATVRSINLNGIFQPGLVLIGNVCVAAVLLFGGFRVLTGDLAVGVLLALMLSTKRFFQPVDQMAMFYNSFQSAQAALEKVSGLLEEVPTVRPPRNAVELRDARGAVEFRDVEFRYGSGPLIIPALNLSIPAGQTVALVGQTGAGKSTLAKLIARFYDVSAGSVMLDGVDVRQLATADLRRNIVMVTQEAFLFSGSVADNIALGRPGAPREEIEAAAKAVGAHEFIMELPEGYDTDVNKRGGRVSAGQRQLISFARAFLARPAVLILDEATSSLDIPSERLVQSGLAGLLRGMDGTGPAGESPSADGTSRGTARTALIIAHRLSTVETADRVLVVHDGQVVEDGTPGELISGNGRFARLHSAWKDSLV
- a CDS encoding helix-turn-helix domain-containing protein, with the translated sequence MGNGFGEKLRAERLERGLTQAELGKDLYSPSYISLLETGRREPTADVIEELARRLELAPKALEAWSQPISVSDAEYVLAGLYARQAWDLRDYALAAEHAANAARIALDGKNTSAWWNMTYMQAECLMKQGQLKECQKIMEHLSEHPMATESAGLGVRARQMLAALCHGQGQLSTAVEHAEKAVELCAQLPKGSTLIIGALRALIGALAESGRLDEAWKYCQDMNEQMDEHSMSQLAGEVAWVIGNVAFMRHDYPEGIKHHERAAKLLSPANDIELWARFNKASAAVRLSSGIVEPETLSAIERAELALSIVGGNKTDQLEVAFIRARWLYLTGDIVAAVQKLRDIHSERADLARHTAGEVSLLLGKSLKAAGEADEALVHLEEAQKEFSAAGAQDRVQQALDAMLEIRLAQRRAAAAEAS
- a CDS encoding phosphoribosylaminoimidazolesuccinocarboxamide synthase — encoded protein: MVEQEGPRGLDTPHTELPGWKHVYSGKVRDLYVPANDSINEQFGQECVLVVASDRISAYDHVLSSEIPDKGRILTQLSLWWFDQLGVEHHVLASTVEDGVPAAVEGRAMICKKLEMFPVECIARGYLTGSGLVEYRQSGTVCEIPLPEGLVDGSRLEHAIFTPSAKAEVGEHDENITYDAVVSIVGDDIAARLSELTLGIYTKAEEIARERGIILADTKVEFGYDVVNGAITLGDEVLTPDSSRFWDAATYEPGKAQPSYDKQFVRDWLTSDESGWDKASDTPPPALPADIVERTRARYVEAYEKLTGRTFS
- the purD gene encoding phosphoribosylamine--glycine ligase, coding for MKVLVIGPGGREHAIVRSLLADPNVSEVHAAPGNAGISKLVPTHAINGNDPDAVAALATRLDVDLVVVGPEAPLAAGVSDAVRAAGIPVFGPSKAAAQLEASKAFAKQVMAEAGVPTAMALVAANADEAAAALDTFGAPYVVKDDGLAAGKGVVVTNDRNDALAHAQSCFDAGGTVVIEEFLDGPEVSVFVLCDGRNTVALSPAQDFKRIYDNDEGPNTGGMGAYTPLDWAPEGLVQEVIDRIAQPTVNEMARRGTPFVGVLFVGLALTKRGTRVIEFNVRFGDPETQAVLARLKTPLGSLLLSAAKGELDQAEELRWSKDAAVAVVVASENYPDTPRTGDRIRGLKKVDELDGVHVIHAGTKLDDEGKVVSAGGRVLAVVALGSDLVEARERAYDGVELVQLEGAQFRTDIAGKAARGEIKVPAAVAAPSAAQAGSASEEKA